The Novipirellula galeiformis genome contains a region encoding:
- a CDS encoding tyrosine-type recombinase/integrase yields MPKLTNAYPKYRKHSSGNARVTINRRDYLLGPHGTQASRRKYDQIIAEYLASGRSSCFGVAADEYTVAMMMVEYLAYSKVYYGNAAGSEWHKAKCAAKPLKKLYANLQASEFGPAQFKVVRDQMLVGGLSRTYVNSQMKRILRMVKWAAAEGKVSASVFDTLRLIPGLKKGRTTARETAPIMPVPIEDVDATLLHLPSVVADMVRFQLLAGCRPGEVCKLTPAMIGRSGETWVAELNEHKTAHHGHTRKIFIGPNAQKILTPYLFRDADDCLFRPLDTDRMQREIRTANRTTPPSCGNKVGTNRKRKPKQKPGTAYTTGTYGQAIKRAATTAGVNHWSPNQLRHARATYIRKHFGLEAAQVILGHQSADITQTYAERDEELAKSVVAKIG; encoded by the coding sequence ATGCCCAAACTAACAAACGCTTATCCCAAGTACCGCAAGCACTCTAGCGGTAACGCTCGCGTCACGATCAACCGTCGCGACTATCTTCTTGGACCGCATGGCACCCAAGCCAGCAGGCGGAAGTACGATCAAATCATTGCCGAGTATCTGGCAAGCGGCCGAAGCTCATGCTTTGGGGTTGCAGCAGACGAATACACGGTCGCCATGATGATGGTCGAGTATCTAGCGTACAGCAAAGTCTACTACGGCAACGCTGCAGGATCGGAATGGCACAAGGCGAAGTGTGCCGCAAAGCCACTGAAGAAGCTCTACGCCAACCTTCAGGCGTCCGAATTCGGCCCAGCCCAGTTCAAAGTGGTCCGGGACCAAATGCTAGTTGGTGGGCTATCGAGAACCTACGTCAACTCTCAGATGAAACGAATCCTGAGGATGGTCAAATGGGCGGCAGCAGAAGGAAAGGTGTCAGCTAGCGTATTTGATACGCTGCGACTTATTCCAGGTCTGAAGAAAGGACGGACGACCGCGAGGGAAACCGCCCCCATCATGCCTGTTCCCATTGAGGATGTGGACGCGACGTTGCTTCACCTGCCGTCCGTCGTCGCCGATATGGTCCGATTCCAGTTGCTTGCCGGATGTCGTCCTGGTGAAGTCTGCAAACTGACCCCAGCGATGATTGGTCGAAGCGGTGAAACGTGGGTTGCTGAACTCAATGAACACAAAACCGCCCATCACGGTCATACACGCAAAATCTTTATCGGTCCAAACGCTCAGAAGATCCTGACGCCCTACCTGTTTCGTGATGCCGACGATTGTCTGTTTCGCCCGTTGGACACCGATCGAATGCAGCGTGAGATCAGAACGGCGAATCGCACAACGCCTCCATCGTGTGGCAACAAAGTGGGAACCAATCGCAAACGTAAGCCGAAACAGAAGCCGGGCACCGCCTATACAACGGGAACATATGGGCAGGCAATCAAACGAGCCGCTACGACGGCCGGTGTCAATCATTGGTCGCCCAACCAACTTAGGCATGCAAGAGCAACATACATCCGGAAGCACTTCGGTCTTGAAGCTGCCCAAGTGATTTTGGGTCACCAATCGGCGGATATCACGCAGACCTATGCCGAGCGTGATGAGGAACTTGCCAAGTCGGTTGTCGCGAAGATCGGCTGA
- a CDS encoding DUF481 domain-containing protein, translating into MPSSNSNPAVATGKPASSSPPQQPIAAQDDRGSATPYTTPYTMPVDPSIPSSMSSFPKRDSAPVGGIPTTFASGPLGMPIPVQLSSNAVAAPVSQPPSLTPPGQLSSNANPSGFQSTEMPNWTPPATDHAMSVLDLGDQEPVVGSAFKPKDPEPITLEQPPLEEEVTRWYQYPIRWMKGWDNNAEFGINGSSGNADTLALQTGLELKRKSKLYTLGIDIDYRVASSRNVTTEDNGRFNVDADRLLGESDWSMFAKYGMEWDKFKAFDLRINMNGGLGYHWIRQDDASFVTRVGAGASRKFGAPVDEWTPEGVFGAEGERQLTKRQKFTAKIDYFPAWEDFSNFRLVSDIAWEMLLDGSENLSLKLSATDRYDSVPQGAKKNDVYYSLLLLYKF; encoded by the coding sequence ATGCCATCCAGCAATTCCAATCCAGCCGTAGCGACGGGCAAACCAGCATCCTCCTCGCCGCCGCAACAGCCCATCGCAGCTCAAGACGATCGCGGGTCAGCGACGCCCTACACGACGCCCTACACGATGCCGGTCGATCCTTCGATCCCGAGCTCAATGTCGTCGTTTCCCAAGCGTGACTCGGCACCGGTCGGTGGAATCCCTACGACGTTTGCCTCGGGACCCCTGGGGATGCCAATCCCGGTCCAGCTGAGCTCAAACGCCGTGGCCGCACCCGTATCGCAACCGCCGTCGTTAACGCCTCCCGGACAATTGAGTTCCAACGCCAACCCAAGCGGATTCCAAAGCACTGAGATGCCCAATTGGACTCCGCCCGCGACCGATCATGCGATGAGCGTGTTGGACCTTGGCGATCAGGAACCCGTCGTGGGTTCGGCATTCAAGCCTAAAGATCCCGAGCCGATCACATTGGAACAGCCGCCGCTCGAAGAGGAGGTCACGCGTTGGTACCAATACCCCATTCGTTGGATGAAGGGCTGGGACAATAACGCGGAATTCGGGATCAACGGCAGCAGCGGTAACGCCGACACGTTGGCGTTGCAAACCGGGCTCGAACTGAAACGCAAATCAAAACTCTACACCCTCGGGATCGACATTGACTATCGAGTCGCGAGCAGCCGCAATGTGACGACCGAAGACAACGGGCGATTTAACGTCGATGCGGACCGATTGCTGGGCGAATCGGATTGGTCGATGTTTGCCAAGTACGGAATGGAATGGGATAAATTCAAAGCATTCGATTTGCGAATCAACATGAACGGTGGTCTCGGGTACCACTGGATCCGTCAAGATGACGCCAGCTTTGTCACGCGCGTCGGTGCTGGTGCATCGCGAAAGTTCGGGGCTCCGGTTGATGAATGGACGCCGGAAGGAGTGTTCGGTGCCGAGGGAGAACGCCAGCTCACCAAACGTCAAAAGTTCACTGCGAAAATCGACTACTTCCCGGCCTGGGAAGATTTCAGCAATTTTCGCTTGGTCAGCGACATCGCTTGGGAAATGCTGCTCGACGGCAGCGAGAACCTCAGCTTGAAACTGTCGGCAACCGATCGCTACGACAGTGTTCCTCAGGGTGCCAAAAAGAACGACGTCTACTACTCACTATTGCTGTTGTACAAGTTCTAA
- a CDS encoding Do family serine endopeptidase, whose translation MKRFYSKRSKLRAALLAAPLTVAATGLVIAAAPATSTKTEAKPAAAAVISNESLGVANALSGAFRSVATHVLPAVVAIENRPDTAWQSAKQPIPGKGRSMGQENPFKGTPFEDMFRGAPGMNPGQMMPRQAPRTQSGIGSGVIIDAAGIVMTNNHVVEGGGKVIIKTQDGREFVATEVLTDPQTDIAVVKFEGDSSLVAAPVGDSDAMEVGDWVVALGQPFGLESTVTAGIVSAKNRGIGITDRENFIQTDAAINPGNSGGPLVNLRGEVIGINTAISSRGGGNNGVGFAVPSNLANWVSDQLLTHGQVVRSYLGVSIQPVNYELSTQLGVAPKSGVAVTNVFADTPAAKSGLKTGDVIVHFGGIHVTTPQQLQLAVERSPIGQSLTMEVIRDGNSIELTYKPEAAPSDFGISSTPITKSEGVKLKSLGLEINALSADVAKQLGMESETGVVVTRVQDGSPAAEAGLQPGMVIVQVNRQDVSSAAEFEKRVAEDSDGSVLLLVRSEQGSRFVVVAN comes from the coding sequence ATGAAACGTTTTTACTCAAAACGCTCTAAATTGCGTGCGGCCTTGTTGGCGGCTCCGTTGACGGTCGCCGCAACGGGATTGGTGATTGCCGCGGCTCCGGCGACATCGACGAAAACCGAAGCGAAGCCGGCCGCGGCGGCCGTGATCAGCAATGAATCACTCGGCGTTGCTAACGCATTGTCCGGTGCGTTTCGCAGCGTCGCGACGCACGTGTTGCCCGCGGTCGTGGCAATTGAAAATCGTCCGGACACCGCATGGCAATCGGCTAAGCAACCGATACCGGGTAAGGGCCGATCGATGGGCCAGGAAAACCCGTTTAAGGGAACGCCATTTGAAGACATGTTTCGAGGGGCTCCCGGCATGAATCCAGGACAAATGATGCCGCGGCAAGCCCCGCGAACGCAGAGCGGTATCGGATCGGGCGTGATTATCGATGCTGCTGGAATCGTGATGACGAATAATCACGTCGTCGAGGGAGGCGGTAAGGTGATCATCAAAACACAGGATGGACGCGAGTTTGTCGCGACCGAAGTGTTGACTGACCCGCAAACCGACATCGCGGTGGTCAAATTCGAAGGCGACTCCTCGCTCGTCGCCGCCCCGGTGGGTGACAGTGACGCGATGGAAGTTGGGGATTGGGTCGTCGCACTCGGTCAACCCTTTGGACTCGAAAGCACCGTGACCGCGGGCATTGTCAGTGCGAAGAACCGCGGGATTGGGATCACCGATCGCGAGAATTTCATTCAAACCGATGCTGCGATCAATCCTGGCAATAGCGGTGGACCGCTCGTTAACTTGCGCGGCGAAGTGATCGGGATCAACACGGCGATTTCGTCACGTGGCGGTGGTAACAATGGGGTCGGTTTCGCAGTGCCCTCGAATTTGGCGAATTGGGTCAGCGATCAATTACTGACTCACGGCCAAGTCGTCCGCTCGTACCTCGGCGTTAGCATTCAACCGGTGAACTACGAATTGAGCACGCAGCTTGGGGTGGCTCCGAAAAGTGGCGTGGCGGTGACGAATGTGTTTGCCGATACGCCGGCGGCCAAATCGGGGTTGAAGACGGGAGATGTGATTGTGCACTTCGGTGGCATTCATGTCACCACGCCTCAGCAGTTACAATTGGCGGTCGAGCGATCCCCGATCGGCCAATCGCTGACGATGGAGGTGATTCGCGATGGCAACTCGATTGAGTTGACGTACAAACCGGAGGCGGCGCCGAGCGATTTTGGCATCAGCAGCACCCCGATTACCAAGAGCGAAGGCGTGAAGTTGAAGTCGCTCGGGTTGGAGATCAATGCGTTATCGGCCGACGTCGCGAAACAATTGGGAATGGAGTCCGAAACGGGCGTCGTCGTGACCCGCGTCCAAGACGGCAGCCCCGCCGCCGAGGCGGGATTACAGCCGGGGATGGTGATCGTCCAAGTGAATCGTCAAGACGTTTCCAGTGCCGCAGAGTTTGAGAAACGGGTGGCGGAGGACTCGGACGGTTCGGTTTTGTTGTTGGTCCGCAGCGAACAGGGATCGCGATTCGTCGTGGTGGCAAACTAG
- a CDS encoding sensor histidine kinase, with the protein MRLAAKLILIFLVGVFAVVSLFAWQTIQRQHAWEQQRREAHAHELVETLQPALQSAYRNGGRVTIQQAVEISTEQLNGPRIRWIDGREVASPPPKAIARSMSRVSVTDEHGTRTAYSYVPLNVDGENLGTVEVSQSMSEQDSFVRDSVYASILSLIGVAGLSAVVIYYGGIELVGKPLGKLIEQVNLIGEGKLDQSPVLSGKDELGRLAVAISQMSHRLSDQRDTIRHTDRLGTIGTLAAGVAHELGTPLNVVSGRAGLIASGKLSEQEIASSARTIKSESERMTAIIRQLLDFARQTPSPHDSIDLTEILTRTCDLMRPLARKSDVEIALHATDRPTTIAGDAAQVQQVLTNLISNAIGAMPDGGTVTVSIDVDEPTEMVWIEVRDTGVGIPSEQLNHVFEPFYTTKDVGEGTGLGLSIAYGIVREHAGEIKVDSEPGCGTTFRIRFPMLR; encoded by the coding sequence ATGAGACTCGCGGCTAAATTGATTCTGATTTTTCTAGTGGGGGTGTTCGCCGTCGTGTCGCTGTTTGCTTGGCAGACGATTCAGCGTCAACATGCATGGGAGCAGCAGCGGCGTGAAGCCCACGCGCATGAATTGGTCGAGACATTGCAACCGGCGTTACAGTCGGCTTATCGCAACGGTGGGCGTGTGACGATCCAGCAAGCGGTGGAGATTTCAACCGAGCAGCTCAATGGTCCTCGCATCCGTTGGATCGACGGGCGTGAAGTCGCCTCACCGCCGCCCAAAGCGATCGCGCGGTCGATGTCACGCGTTTCGGTCACCGACGAACATGGTACTCGCACCGCCTACTCCTACGTGCCGCTGAACGTCGATGGCGAAAACCTAGGGACGGTCGAAGTCTCGCAGTCGATGTCCGAACAAGATTCCTTCGTGCGAGATTCGGTGTATGCGTCGATTTTGTCGTTAATCGGGGTCGCTGGGTTGTCGGCGGTCGTGATTTATTACGGCGGCATTGAATTAGTTGGCAAGCCCCTAGGCAAGTTAATCGAGCAAGTCAACTTGATCGGGGAGGGCAAATTGGACCAATCGCCGGTGTTGAGCGGCAAAGATGAACTCGGCCGACTCGCCGTGGCGATCAGCCAGATGAGTCATCGCTTGAGCGACCAGCGCGACACGATTCGCCACACCGATCGGTTGGGGACGATTGGAACTTTGGCGGCGGGGGTTGCTCATGAACTCGGTACGCCGCTGAATGTCGTCTCCGGTCGTGCTGGATTGATCGCGAGTGGCAAACTTTCCGAACAAGAAATTGCCTCGAGTGCCCGAACCATCAAAAGCGAATCGGAGCGCATGACAGCGATTATTCGGCAATTGTTGGATTTCGCTCGGCAAACGCCCTCTCCTCACGACTCGATCGATCTGACTGAGATTCTGACTCGGACGTGTGATCTGATGCGTCCGTTAGCGAGAAAATCGGACGTCGAAATCGCATTACACGCGACCGACCGCCCCACCACAATCGCTGGCGACGCGGCCCAGGTGCAACAAGTGTTGACGAATCTGATCAGCAATGCGATCGGCGCGATGCCTGATGGCGGTACGGTTACCGTCTCGATCGATGTCGATGAGCCAACCGAGATGGTCTGGATCGAAGTCCGCGATACCGGGGTCGGCATCCCTTCGGAACAGCTAAACCATGTGTTTGAACCGTTCTATACGACCAAGGATGTCGGTGAGGGGACGGGGCTGGGGTTGTCGATTGCCTATGGGATCGTGCGAGAACACGCGGGGGAAATCAAGGTCGACAGCGAACCGGGGTGCGGGACCACGTTTCGTATCCGCTTTCCGATGCTCAGGTAG